The proteins below are encoded in one region of Triticum aestivum cultivar Chinese Spring chromosome 1B, IWGSC CS RefSeq v2.1, whole genome shotgun sequence:
- the LOC123130380 gene encoding peptide chain release factor PrfB3, chloroplastic, translated as MATAASPPAAASARASAIRSRAGRLSLPAALPADGRGDTATTYKELGLYSWKRRIEDAVIRVELSASNALEREEARRIKHEEVLQSRNLWDNPAKSHETLSALSDAIRAVDHLKDLLYKAEEAKLISQLAGMDVINGELFKQAYDISLDASEFLDRYQMYKLLKGPYDKEGACIIVTAGSEGFASELWAEKLFDMYTSWARRQGCKEGLVEKIASTSGHTQFAAMEIESEYMFGTLSGEKGIHRMIYSTVENSGTDKAISARVDIIPLFLDRPVNFHLDDSDLEISPRPSECENRDRRNGATVRVQHIPSGVTAESSGERSYFANKLKAVSRLKAKLLIITRELRLPDPKMIGKQAVEEGCNRETRRYTFGPQELVHDLNTGIQLSDLNSVLEGDIEPFIRGRIVSRHG; from the exons ATGGCCACGGCGGCCTCGCCGCCGGCGGCAGCTTCCGCTCGGGCGTCGGCGATCCGCTCCCGCGCTGGCCGCCTCTCCCTCCCCGCGGCCCTCCCGGCGGACGGCCGTGGTGACACTGCCACCACCTACAAGGAGCTCG GTTTGTACTCCTGGAAAAGGAGGATCGAAGATGCGGTTATCCGAGTCGAATTGTCTGCATCCAATGCACTGGAGAGGGAGGAAGCACGGAGAATCAAACATGAAGAAGTACTGCAAAGCCGTAACTTGTGGGACAATCCGGCCAAGTCGCACGAGACGCTCTCTGCCCTGTCCGATGCCATCAGAGCGGTTGATCATCTCAAAGACCTTCTATATAAG GCTGAAGAGGCTAAATTGATAAGTCAACTAGCAGGCATGGATGTCATAAACGGAGAGCTATTTAAGCAAGCATATGATATCTCTTTGGATGCTAGTGAGTTTCTAGATCGTTACCAGATGTACAAGCTTCTTAAGGGTCCATATGACAAGGAAGGAGCTTGTATCATTGTCACTGCTGGATCAGAGGGTTTCGCTTCAGAG CTATGGGCAGAGAAGCTATTTGACATGTATACAAGTTGGGCACGCAGGCAAGGTTGCAAAGAAGGACTGGTAGAGAAGATCGCATCAACGAGTGGTCATACCCAGTTTGCAGCCATGGAGATTGAATCAGAGTACATGTTTGGCACCCTTTCTGGAGAAAAAGGAATTCACAGAATGATCTACTCTACTGTTGAAAATTCTGGCACTGACAAG GCGATTTCAGCTAGAGTCGATATTATTCCTCTCTTCTTGGATAGACCAGTTAATTTTCACTTGGACGACAGCGATCTGGAGATTTCTCCACGACCAAGTGAATGTGAAAATCGAGATCGAAGAAATGGTGCCACTGTGAGAGTTCAACACATACCAAGTGGAGTTACTGCCGAAAGCTCAG GTGAAAGAAGCTATTTTGCAAACAAGCTAAAAGCCGTGAGCAGGCTGAAAGCAAAGCTACTCATCATAACAAGAGAACTAAGACTACCAGACCCGAAGATGATCGGAAAACAAGCCGTGGAGGAAGGATGCAACCGCGAGACGAGACGATATACGTTTGGCCCCCAGGAATTGGTCCATGATCTGAACACGGGCATCCAGTTGTCAGACCTCAACTCGGTCCTGGAAGGCGACATCGAACCGTTCATCAGGGGTCGTATTGTTTCAAGACATGGATGA